The Falco naumanni isolate bFalNau1 chromosome 1, bFalNau1.pat, whole genome shotgun sequence genome window below encodes:
- the RUFY3 gene encoding protein RUFY3 isoform X8 — MSALTPQSDMPTPTTDKITQAAMETIYLCKFRVSMDGEWLCLRELDDISLTPDPEPTHEDSWEDLTDVVEQLRDDTEDPNYLMANERMNLMNMAKLSIKGLIESALNLGRTLDSDYAPLQQFFVVMEHCLKHGLKAKKTFLGQNKSFWGPLELVEKLVPEAAEITASVKDLPGLKTPVGRGRAWLRLALMQKKLSEYMKALINRKDLLSEFYEPNALMMEEEGAIIAGLLVGLNVIDANFCMKGEDLDSQVGVIDFSMYLKDGNSTKGSEGDGQITAILDQKNYVEELNRHLSATVNNLQAKVDALEKSNTKLTEELAVANNRIITLQEEMERVKEESSYILESSRKVTKDRTADGHALTEARKQLKEETQLRLDVEKELEAQIGMRQEMELAMKMLEKDVCEKQDALVALRQQLDDLRALKHELSFKLQSSDMGVKQKSELNSRLEEKTNQMAATIKQLEQSEKDLVKQAKTLNSAANKLIQKHH, encoded by the exons ATGTCTGCTCTGACGCCTCAAAGCGACATGCCAACCCCCACCACAGACAAGATCACTCAGGCTGCCATGGAGACCATCTATCTTTGCAAATTCCGAGTGTCGATGGATGGAGAATGGCTCTGCTTGCGCGAGCTGGACGACATCTCGCTGACACCCGACCCAGAGCCTACCCACGAAG aCTCTTGGGAGGATTTGACAGATGTGGTGGAGCAATTGCGTGATGATACTGAAG ATCCTAATTATCTCATGGCTAATGAACGCATGAACCTGATGAACATGGCAAAATTGAGCATCAAGGGGTTGATTGAATCGGCGCTTAATCTGGGCAGGACGCTGGACTCTGACTATGCACCTCTTCAGCAGTTCTTCGTTGTGATGGAACATTGCCTTAAACATGGCTTGAAAG cCAAAAAGACTTTTCTTGGGCAAAATAAGTCATTCTGGGGACCTCTAGAACTAGTAGAGAAACTTGTTCCTGAGGCTGCAGAGATTACAGCAAGTGTTAAGGATCTCCCAGGACTGAA GACACCTGTGGGTAGAGGAAGAGCTTGGCTTCGCCTGGCTCTAATGCAGAAGAAACTTTCAGAATACATGAAAGCCTTGATTAACAGAAAGGATCTTCTCAG TGAATTTTATGAGCCTAATGCACTGATGATGGAGGAAGAAGGTGCCATCATTGCTGGCCTCCTAGTAGGTTTGAATGTCATCGATGCGAACTTCTGCATGAAGGGAGAAGACCTGGACTCACAG GTTGGAGTTATTGATTTCTCAATGTATTTGAAAGATGGGAACAGCACAAAAGGCAGTGAAGG AGATGGTCAGATAACTGCTATTTTGGACCAGAAGAACTATGTAGAAGAACTCAATAGACATTTAAG tgCTACAGTAAACAACCTACAGGCCAAGGTGGATGCCTTAGAAAAATCCAACACTAAACTAACCGAGGAG CTTGCGGTTGCAAACAACAGGATTATTACACTGCAAGAAGAGATGGAACGTGTTAAAGAAGAAAGTTCTTACATCTTGGAGTCCAGTCGTAAG GTCACTAAAGACAGAACTGCTGATGGACATGCACTGACTGAAGCACGGAAGCAGTTAAAGGAGGAGACTCAGCTGCGGCTG GATGTGGAGAAAGAGCTGGAGGCACAGATCGGGATGCGACAGGAGATGGAGCTAGCCATGAAGATGCTAGAGAAAGATGTTTGCGAGAAGCAAGATGCATTGGTGGCACTCAGACAGCAACTGGATGATCTCAGGGCCCTAAAGCATGAACTCTCTTTCAAGCTGCAG AGTTCAGACATGGGAGTGAAACAGAAGAGTGAATTAAACAGCcgtttggaagaaaaaacaaatcagatgGCTGCCACCATCAAACAGCTTGAACAAAG
- the RUFY3 gene encoding protein RUFY3 isoform X7, with the protein MSALTPQSDMPTPTTDKITQAAMETIYLCKFRVSMDGEWLCLRELDDISLTPDPEPTHEDPNYLMANERMNLMNMAKLSIKGLIESALNLGRTLDSDYAPLQQFFVVMEHCLKHGLKAKKTFLGQNKSFWGPLELVEKLVPEAAEITASVKDLPGLKTPVGRGRAWLRLALMQKKLSEYMKALINRKDLLSEFYEPNALMMEEEGAIIAGLLVGLNVIDANFCMKGEDLDSQVGVIDFSMYLKDGNSTKGSEGDGQITAILDQKNYVEELNRHLSATVNNLQAKVDALEKSNTKLTEELAVANNRIITLQEEMERVKEESSYILESSRKVTKDRTADGHALTEARKQLKEETQLRLDVEKELEAQIGMRQEMELAMKMLEKDVCEKQDALVALRQQLDDLRALKHELSFKLQSSDMGVKQKSELNSRLEEKTNQMAATIKQLEQSEKDLVKQAKTLNSAANKLIQKHH; encoded by the exons ATGTCTGCTCTGACGCCTCAAAGCGACATGCCAACCCCCACCACAGACAAGATCACTCAGGCTGCCATGGAGACCATCTATCTTTGCAAATTCCGAGTGTCGATGGATGGAGAATGGCTCTGCTTGCGCGAGCTGGACGACATCTCGCTGACACCCGACCCAGAGCCTACCCACGAAG ATCCTAATTATCTCATGGCTAATGAACGCATGAACCTGATGAACATGGCAAAATTGAGCATCAAGGGGTTGATTGAATCGGCGCTTAATCTGGGCAGGACGCTGGACTCTGACTATGCACCTCTTCAGCAGTTCTTCGTTGTGATGGAACATTGCCTTAAACATGGCTTGAAAG cCAAAAAGACTTTTCTTGGGCAAAATAAGTCATTCTGGGGACCTCTAGAACTAGTAGAGAAACTTGTTCCTGAGGCTGCAGAGATTACAGCAAGTGTTAAGGATCTCCCAGGACTGAA GACACCTGTGGGTAGAGGAAGAGCTTGGCTTCGCCTGGCTCTAATGCAGAAGAAACTTTCAGAATACATGAAAGCCTTGATTAACAGAAAGGATCTTCTCAG TGAATTTTATGAGCCTAATGCACTGATGATGGAGGAAGAAGGTGCCATCATTGCTGGCCTCCTAGTAGGTTTGAATGTCATCGATGCGAACTTCTGCATGAAGGGAGAAGACCTGGACTCACAG GTTGGAGTTATTGATTTCTCAATGTATTTGAAAGATGGGAACAGCACAAAAGGCAGTGAAGG AGATGGTCAGATAACTGCTATTTTGGACCAGAAGAACTATGTAGAAGAACTCAATAGACATTTAAG tgCTACAGTAAACAACCTACAGGCCAAGGTGGATGCCTTAGAAAAATCCAACACTAAACTAACCGAGGAG CTTGCGGTTGCAAACAACAGGATTATTACACTGCAAGAAGAGATGGAACGTGTTAAAGAAGAAAGTTCTTACATCTTGGAGTCCAGTCGTAAG GTCACTAAAGACAGAACTGCTGATGGACATGCACTGACTGAAGCACGGAAGCAGTTAAAGGAGGAGACTCAGCTGCGGCTG GATGTGGAGAAAGAGCTGGAGGCACAGATCGGGATGCGACAGGAGATGGAGCTAGCCATGAAGATGCTAGAGAAAGATGTTTGCGAGAAGCAAGATGCATTGGTGGCACTCAGACAGCAACTGGATGATCTCAGGGCCCTAAAGCATGAACTCTCTTTCAAGCTGCAG AGTTCAGACATGGGAGTGAAACAGAAGAGTGAATTAAACAGCcgtttggaagaaaaaacaaatcagatgGCTGCCACCATCAAACAGCTTGAACAAAG